The Candidatus Tectomicrobia bacterium DNA window CTCTACGAGTGGTCCTACGGCAAGCAGATCCTCTACAGCCAGCTCCTGCGGGAGAAAGTCGGCGAGGTGCTGGGCGGGGCGCCCTCGCTCGAGGAGGCGGTGGCGCGGCTCAAGGGCCAGGCGGACGTCTTCTTCTCGATGGACTTCCTGCTGCCGAGGCCCCTGATGCGGGCGCTGCTCTCGCCCGAGCGGGCGGTGCTGCTCGTGGACGAGATCGACCGCAGCGACGAGGAGTTCGAGGCCTTCCTCCTGGAGATGCTGCAGGACTTCCAGGTGAGCGTCCCGGAGCTGGGCACGGTGAAGGCGGTCCACCGGCCCCGCGTCGTCTTGACGAGCAACGACTCCCGCGACCTGGCCGACGCCCTGCGCCGCCGCTGCCTCTACCTCTACATCGACTACCCCTCGGTGGAGGAGGAGGCGGCCATCCTGGCCCTCCGCGCGCCGGGGCTCCCCGAGGCGCTCCGCCGCCAACTCGCCGCCTTCGTGGGGAGGCTGCGCCGCGCGGGGCTCCGCAAGGCCCCGGGGGTGGCCGAGGCCATCGATTGGGCGCTGGCCCTCGCCGCCGTGGGCGCGGAGGACCTGGGCCGGCCCGCCCTGGAGGAGACCCTGGGCGCCCTCCTCAAGCACCGCGAGGACCTGAAGCAGGTCTTGGACAACCTCGCCACCCTCCGCCCCCCCGCCGTCTGAGGCGGCCGGTGACGAAGCCCCTTCGGGTGGCGTCGGTGGGCCTCGGCCGCTGGGCGGCCGTGCTGGCGGAGGGGGTCCGGCGCGTCCCCGTTCTCGAGATCGCCGGCTGCTTCAGCCGCTCGGAAGAGCGCCGCGCGTCCTTCGCCTCGAAGTACGGCGGGACGCCCTACCCGAGCTACGAGGCGCTCCTGGCGGACGGCTCGGTGGACGCCGTCCTCCTCACCACCCCCCACAGCGCCCACCACGCGCAGATCCTCGCCGCGGCGCGGGCCGGGAAGCACGTCTTCTGCGAGAAGCCCCTCACCCTCGCCGTGGAGGACGCCCGCTCGGCGATGTATGCCTGCGCCCGGGCGGGGGTGGCCCTGGTGGTGGGCCACTGCTGGCGCTTCGTGGGAGCCGTGCAGCGGGCCAAGGGCCTGATCGAGGAGGGCGATCTGGGCGAGGTGGTCCAGGCGGCCGGCCACTTCGGGAACCCCCGGGCACTCAGCCTGGGGCAGGAGGCCTGGCGCGACGCCCCGGAGGAATCCCCGGGCGGGCCCCTGACCGGGCCGGGCTTCCACTTGATGGACGTCCTCCACTACCTCCTCGGGCCGGTGGAGCGGGCGAACGCCGCCTTCCGCCAGCGCCTGACCGGGGGCCGGATGCCGGACACCGCCCTCGCCACCCTTCAGTTCCGATCGGGCGCCCTCGCCCACGTGAGCGCGAGCTTCATCACCCAGCGCTGCTACCGCCTCGCGCTGTTCGGCACGAGGGCCAACGCCTACCTCGAACTCGTTTCCCTGGAGGGGGCCGGGCCCTCGACCCTCTCCCTGCACCGGATCGGCGAGCCTCATCCGGCGGACGTGCCCGTGCCCCAGGAGGACATGATCCGCCTCCAGATGGCCTTCTTCGCCCGCACGGTGCGGGAGGGCGCGCCGCCATTGGCTGGGGGCAGGGAAGGGCTTGCCCTCGTGGCCCTGCTCTCGGCCCTCGCCGCCTCGGCGGAGTCGGGGCGCTGGGAAACCCCCGCCGCCCAGGAAGGATGACCGATGCAGCGCGGCCTCGCCCGCTTCGCCCGCCGCCTCCGCCGCGAGGGCCTGCGCGTCTCGACGGGGGAGATGCTGGACGCGGCCCGGGTTCTCCTCGCCGATGCACACGCGGGAGAGAGCGATCTCGGCGACAAGGACCTCCTCCGCGAGGCGCTCCGCCTCGCCCTCGTGAAGCGCCGCGAGGACTTCGCCCGCTTCGACGCCGCCTTCGAGGCCCACTTCGCCCCTCCCGGCGGGCCTTCGCCCGAGAAGAAGCGCGGGCGCCGCAAGGGCCGCGTCGCGGAGGGAGGGGAAGGCGGCAGGGGCCGCCCCGCCGGCCCCTCGGTTCCCGGCTTGCCCTCTCCGGGCGAGCCCTCTCCCTTGCAGCGCCTGAGCAAGCTGCGCCTCCCGCGCCCCCGCGCCGAGACGCCCCCGCCCGCCGCGCCGGGCCAGGAGGCGGGCGAAGAGGCGGACGACCATCCTCCCACGCCTGGGGAGGCCGCCGCCGCCCTCGCCGAGTTGCTGCTGGGGAAAAAGGAAGAGCCGGAGGAAAAGGGGAAGGAAAAGCGCGGGGAGAAATTCGCCTGCCCCGTCCTGCGCGCCGAGAGGCGCCCCCCGGGGCGGCGGCCCGCCTCGGTCCGTCCCGTCGAGCGGAAGGACCTTCGCGGCAGGTGGACGGCGGAAGACGAGAGGGCGCTCGCGGACGAGGTGGAGCGCGAGCTCCTGCGCCTGCGGATGCGGCGGGTTCGCCGCAAGCGCATGGCCCGGCGGGGGGCGCTCTGGGTGCAGCGGGCGCTGCGGCGCTCGGTCGCGACGGACGGGGTGCCCATGCGCCTCCCGAGGCGGCGGCCGGGACGGCGGGAGCCGAGGCTCCTCCTCCTGGTGGACGTCTCGGGCTCGGCGGCGCGGGCGGCGGCGGCCTTCCTCGCCCTGGCCTCGCGCCTGGGGGAGTCCTTCCGGAAGATCGCCGTCTACTTCTACGTGGACGGCGCGGCCGAGGCCACGGACCTGCTCGGGGACTTCCTCCGGGAGCGGCCCACCCGCGCGGCCTTGGAGCGGGCGGCGGAGCGCCTGCCGGGCCTCAACCTCCACGCCTTGAGTGACATGGGGCGGGCGCTCTATCAGGTGCTGGAGAGGGAGGAGCGGGCGCTGCGTCGCGACACCCTCGTCCTCATCCTGGGGGACGGGCGCAACAACCGGCTCGATCCCTGCGCCTGGGCGCTGGAAGCCATGCGCGCCAAGGCGCGGCGGGTGGTGTGGCTCGTGCCCGAGCCCTTCCGCGAGTGGGGGACGGGGGATTCCGACCTCCCGGCCTACTCGCGCCACTGCGACCTGATGGTGGAGGCGGCGGACCTGGCGGGGCTCAAGCGCGGCCTGCGCCGGGCAGGGAGCCGGTTCGGAGGGATGGGCGGGGAATCGTAGGGCGTTCAGCCGAACGCCCCTGCAGGCCGGGCGGCAGCGCAGGGTTTGCCGTAGGGGCGGTTCGCGAACCGCCCCTACGGAGGCGGCGGGCAGGCTGAGGATGCCGCCGGTTCTTATCCCCGGTTGACGCGCCGGGGCGGCATCGTCCAAGGTGGAAGAACCCTGCTCATGCGATGATCGCGAGAATGCCAAAAGGAGGCTGCGCCGCCATGATGTTCTCCATCAAGATCTACGACAAGCCGGGCTCCCAGGCGCTGCGGGACGCCCACCGCAAGGCCCACCTCGACTACCTGAAGTCCTTCGACGAGAAGACCCTCTTCGCCGGGCCCTTCCTGGCCGAGGACAACGCGACCGAGCTCGGGAGCATGCGCCTGCTCGACTTCCCGGACCGCGCGGCGGCCGAGCGGCACGTGGCGGAGGAGCCCTACATCCTGGGCGGCTGCCAGGAGCGCCCCGCCATCCACCGCTGGCGGCCGGGCGTGCCCCACACCTGGCGCGACTGCCCCCGGACGGAGGGGAACGAGCAGTTCTACGTCTTCGTCCTCGACAAGCCGGGCGGCACCGCGCTCCGCGCCCGGATCAAGGACGTGAACCGAAGGTACATGGAGGGCTTCGCCCGGAACGTGATGGTGCGGGGGCCGCTCCTCTCGGACGAGGGCCGGGACGAGATCGGCACCACCATGCTCCTCGACTTCCCGGGGATGCGCGCCGCCCGGGCCTTCCTCGACGGCGCGCCCTACAGCAAGGAAGGCCTCTGGGGCCAGGTGGAGTTCCACCGCTGGCGCTTCGGCCGGGTGTTCGACCGCCTCAAGGTGCCGGCGAAGTAGGGGGAGAAGGAAAACTCGCGGAGAGTTCGGGGAG harbors:
- a CDS encoding VWA domain-containing protein, translating into MQRGLARFARRLRREGLRVSTGEMLDAARVLLADAHAGESDLGDKDLLREALRLALVKRREDFARFDAAFEAHFAPPGGPSPEKKRGRRKGRVAEGGEGGRGRPAGPSVPGLPSPGEPSPLQRLSKLRLPRPRAETPPPAAPGQEAGEEADDHPPTPGEAAAALAELLLGKKEEPEEKGKEKRGEKFACPVLRAERRPPGRRPASVRPVERKDLRGRWTAEDERALADEVERELLRLRMRRVRRKRMARRGALWVQRALRRSVATDGVPMRLPRRRPGRREPRLLLLVDVSGSAARAAAAFLALASRLGESFRKIAVYFYVDGAAEATDLLGDFLRERPTRAALERAAERLPGLNLHALSDMGRALYQVLEREERALRRDTLVLILGDGRNNRLDPCAWALEAMRAKARRVVWLVPEPFREWGTGDSDLPAYSRHCDLMVEAADLAGLKRGLRRAGSRFGGMGGES
- a CDS encoding MoxR family ATPase; the encoded protein is MKAPRKGEDGRRPGRGDSLSPQALIGRFAGEGFVLSRPAARALALADALEKPLLLEGPPGVGKTEIARLWALATGSPLVRLQCYEGLDEARALYEWSYGKQILYSQLLREKVGEVLGGAPSLEEAVARLKGQADVFFSMDFLLPRPLMRALLSPERAVLLVDEIDRSDEEFEAFLLEMLQDFQVSVPELGTVKAVHRPRVVLTSNDSRDLADALRRRCLYLYIDYPSVEEEAAILALRAPGLPEALRRQLAAFVGRLRRAGLRKAPGVAEAIDWALALAAVGAEDLGRPALEETLGALLKHREDLKQVLDNLATLRPPAV
- a CDS encoding Gfo/Idh/MocA family oxidoreductase, giving the protein MTKPLRVASVGLGRWAAVLAEGVRRVPVLEIAGCFSRSEERRASFASKYGGTPYPSYEALLADGSVDAVLLTTPHSAHHAQILAAARAGKHVFCEKPLTLAVEDARSAMYACARAGVALVVGHCWRFVGAVQRAKGLIEEGDLGEVVQAAGHFGNPRALSLGQEAWRDAPEESPGGPLTGPGFHLMDVLHYLLGPVERANAAFRQRLTGGRMPDTALATLQFRSGALAHVSASFITQRCYRLALFGTRANAYLELVSLEGAGPSTLSLHRIGEPHPADVPVPQEDMIRLQMAFFARTVREGAPPLAGGREGLALVALLSALAASAESGRWETPAAQEG